The Actinomycetota bacterium genome contains a region encoding:
- a CDS encoding TetR/AcrR family transcriptional regulator, which translates to MTTQIPLSRRRVLDAAVALADRDGVGALSMRK; encoded by the coding sequence ATGACCACCCAGATCCCCCTGAGCCGGCGGCGGGTCCTCGACGCGGCCGTCGCCCTCGCCGACCGGGACGGCGTCGGGGCGCTCAGCATGCGCAAGC
- a CDS encoding NAD(P)-dependent alcohol dehydrogenase — MRAIAQDRYGGPDVLELRDVTRPVPGDGEVLIRVRAAGLHRGDWHVMTGLPYLIRLVLPTLGLRRPKTPVLGMDVAGTVEAVGGDVTRFEPGDAVFGWTDGAFAEYATAPEDQLAPMPATLGFEQAAVVPVSGFAALQALRDVGEIQAGQRVLVIGAAGGVGSFAVRLAKAFGTEVTGVGSTTQLDFIRSLGADHVIDYTREDVTDGTRHWDLILDTAGHRSLSRLRRALTPAGTLVIVGSEGRGRWLGGFDRNLRAVVLSRFVGQRLRMLSSTPRPRDLQTLRELVEAGKLTPVVDRTYPLAEVPDAIRHMVAGHVRGKLAITV, encoded by the coding sequence ATGCGGGCGATCGCCCAGGACCGCTACGGCGGCCCGGACGTGCTGGAGCTCCGGGACGTCACCAGGCCGGTGCCCGGGGACGGCGAGGTGCTGATCCGGGTGCGGGCGGCCGGCCTCCACCGGGGCGACTGGCACGTCATGACCGGCCTGCCCTACCTGATCCGCCTCGTGCTCCCGACGCTCGGGCTGCGCAGGCCCAAGACCCCCGTCCTGGGCATGGACGTCGCCGGGACCGTCGAGGCGGTCGGCGGCGACGTCACCCGGTTCGAGCCCGGCGACGCGGTGTTCGGCTGGACCGACGGCGCCTTCGCCGAGTACGCCACCGCACCCGAGGACCAGCTGGCGCCCATGCCGGCCACCCTCGGCTTCGAGCAGGCCGCGGTCGTGCCCGTCTCCGGGTTCGCCGCCCTCCAGGCGCTCCGGGACGTTGGCGAGATCCAGGCCGGCCAGCGGGTCCTGGTCATCGGGGCGGCCGGCGGCGTCGGGTCGTTCGCCGTGCGGCTGGCCAAGGCGTTCGGGACCGAGGTCACCGGGGTGGGCAGCACGACCCAGCTCGACTTCATCCGCTCCCTCGGCGCCGACCACGTGATCGACTACACCCGCGAGGACGTCACCGACGGGACGCGCCACTGGGACCTGATCCTCGACACCGCTGGCCACCGTTCGCTGTCCCGGCTCCGGCGTGCCCTCACCCCGGCGGGGACGCTGGTCATCGTCGGCAGCGAAGGGCGAGGACGGTGGCTGGGAGGCTTCGACCGCAACCTCCGGGCGGTGGTGCTGTCACGGTTCGTGGGCCAGCGCCTGCGGATGCTGAGCTCCACGCCACGCCCGCGGGACCTCCAGACCCTGCGCGAGCTCGTCGAGGCCGGCAAGCTCACCCCGGTGGTCGACCGGACCTACCCGCTGGCCGAGGTTCCCGACGCCATCCGGCACATGGTGGCTGGCCACGTCCGGGGCAAGCTCGCCATCACCGTGTGA